A single region of the Oncorhynchus kisutch isolate 150728-3 linkage group LG30, Okis_V2, whole genome shotgun sequence genome encodes:
- the LOC109875234 gene encoding ras-related protein Rab-2A isoform X1 translates to MAYAYLFKYIIIGDTGVGKSCLLLQFTDKRFQPVHDLTIGVEFGARMITIDGKQIKLQIWDTAGQESFRSITRSYYRGAAGALLVYDITRRDTFNHLTTWLEDARQHSNSNMVIMLIGNKSDLESRREVKKEEGEAFAREHGLIFMETSAKTASNVEEAFINTAKEIYEKIQEGVFDINNEANGIKIGPQHATTNSTLSGSQGGQQAGGGCC, encoded by the exons ATGGCATATGCGTACCTCTTCAAATACATCATTATCGGAGACACGG GTGTTGGGAAATCATGCCTATTATTACAGTTCACAGACAAGCGGTTTCAGCCGGTGCATGACCTCACTATCG GTGTGGAGTTTGGGGCGCGGATGATCACTATAGATGGTAAACAGATCAAGCTGCAGATCTGGGACACG GCCGGCCAAGAATCCTTCCGCTCAATCACTCGGTCCTACTACAGAGGGGCAGCCGGCGCCCTGCTAGTGTACGACATCACAAG AAGGGACACCTTCAACCACTTAACAACCTGGTTAGAGGATGCTCGCCAACATTCCAACTCCAACATGGTCATCATGCTCATTGGGAACAAGAG TGACCTGGAGTCCAGGAGAGAGGtgaagaaggaggagggagaggcctTCGCCAGAGAGCACGGCCTCATCTTCATGGAGACCTCCGCCAAGACTGCATCCAACGTAGAAGAG GCATTCATCAACACAGCGAAGGAGATATACGAGAAGATTCAGGAGGGTGTCTTCGACATCAACAATGAG GCTAACGGTATTAAGATCGGGCCCCAGCACGCTACCACCAACTCCACTCTCTCCGGTAGCCAGGGGGGTCAACAGGCCGGAGGGGGATGCTGCTGA
- the LOC109875234 gene encoding ras-related protein Rab-2A isoform X2, translating to MITIDGKQIKLQIWDTAGQESFRSITRSYYRGAAGALLVYDITRRDTFNHLTTWLEDARQHSNSNMVIMLIGNKSDLESRREVKKEEGEAFAREHGLIFMETSAKTASNVEEAFINTAKEIYEKIQEGVFDINNEANGIKIGPQHATTNSTLSGSQGGQQAGGGCC from the exons ATGATCACTATAGATGGTAAACAGATCAAGCTGCAGATCTGGGACACG GCCGGCCAAGAATCCTTCCGCTCAATCACTCGGTCCTACTACAGAGGGGCAGCCGGCGCCCTGCTAGTGTACGACATCACAAG AAGGGACACCTTCAACCACTTAACAACCTGGTTAGAGGATGCTCGCCAACATTCCAACTCCAACATGGTCATCATGCTCATTGGGAACAAGAG TGACCTGGAGTCCAGGAGAGAGGtgaagaaggaggagggagaggcctTCGCCAGAGAGCACGGCCTCATCTTCATGGAGACCTCCGCCAAGACTGCATCCAACGTAGAAGAG GCATTCATCAACACAGCGAAGGAGATATACGAGAAGATTCAGGAGGGTGTCTTCGACATCAACAATGAG GCTAACGGTATTAAGATCGGGCCCCAGCACGCTACCACCAACTCCACTCTCTCCGGTAGCCAGGGGGGTCAACAGGCCGGAGGGGGATGCTGCTGA